The DNA region AGACTCCCTGTTCTTCCCATAAAGCACCAGAACATATCATCCCTCCTGACTGGATTCACATGTAATCTCTTTGATAGCCTATattgtgcaaaacaaaaaaactgtgcAAAAGACTGAAAGAATGTATGACACTGTGTAGCTGCTGGGGATGTAATTTGCGTCAAATATGGAAAAATAACCCAGTTGTTTAACTGACAGGTTGTTTATGTGTCAGTGGGTTTTCACGTGTCTGCTGTCTGGCCCCAGTTTTCAGTGAGGTGCTTTCTGATGAATGAGGCTCTCTGCTTTTATTGATTCTCTCCTCAGCTTTGATGCTGCAGAGAGATTGCCTCTTAAGGCTACATACAGTAATATATCTACAATTCAGTGAACAAAGGACTGAggaatacagtgtgtgtgtgtgtgtgtgtgtgtgttgacagaaCAAAACAGTATTGATTTATGACCTGAACAAAAGAGGAATGTCTGTATGGAGAATTGTATCCTTTGTCGCatgataaaacaaaaataaatacaaatgttaaTACAGGCTTTTCATACTTGCTTTTTTATCATAAATATGCAAATGTCAGGGTGATTTATAGAGCTTGGGTCTGATTCACACATCCTGTTAATATTATCAATGTGCAGCGTATGACATATTATTATTGCTTGAATAATGCTTGTAATTatgtttggtgtgttttggtGAAATGTAGGTCTATGGTGGCGCTCTGGTGGGTGATCTGATGTTTTTCTCATCACCATAATAACGTGAGCACTCCTCCCAGAGCTCCGTCTCCATGGTCACCGCTTGCACACAACAAACGCACAATGAGGAGACTTGAATGTGACTAACACATGCACCTGCACGAGCTCTAATGCCTGATATTCCCAGTcaaagtcacacacattttctctgaCGTTGAATGAATGAAGCAGTTGATCTAATTTATTACCTCATGAATAATGTATGCTGCAGTAAGTGGATTGTATTGCTCGGCATTAATGTCTGCTCTTCAATCAATGCTGGCTTTGCAAAAATCAGAGTAAAAGCACCCACATGCTCAAATGGTTTAATTTCTTTGAATTTATACATCCGAAAATCAAACTGTTAGAAATATTTAAGATTTGAATGATGTACTAAGAGATCTTTTTGAAGTAAAAAATATACCAATCAGTAGAACATTTAATACAAAAACTATTaatcttcattttttttgttgaattatTACATAAAATACATATTCGTACTGAACACTCACAAATACTCAAAAGTCTTTTTTTGGTTGGTCAGACATTTTATAATGTGATTTTCAGCTTAACGTCTGCCACAGAGTAGCAGCAGCTAGTGCACTCAGCAGTCAGCATGAATGCATACACATGCTTTTCTTTGTGTGATATCAGTAAGCAGCTGAGTCTGAGTGCAGAGGGACGTTCAGTCAGTAATCATAGGTGCAGTGTCTGATGTGGTGTCTGGCTCTGGCTCACAGTATCCGTccatctcctccatctctctctccacaggCTCCTCCCAACCGCTCAAGCATATCAGTCTCCTCTctttccacctcctcctctccttgtctGTGCCTTTAGGTGCTGCTGTCTGCTCCAGCTCCAGCATGGCCTGGAcgctgtctcctctctctcccggGCCGAGGCAGCGGTCTCTGTTTGGGAGAGCCAGTACCCCCGCTCTCCTTCCTGTCACCACGTGGAAGAATGAGACAGTGCTGTTCGAGGCTCCTTCTGTCACATAGACAGTGGTCGGGCCTTGGTCACTGTGACTCTCCTGTGGCCTTTTGGGTGATTTGGTCTTTGTTTTCTTGCTTAGTATGAAGTTGAAAAAGGCTGTCACCAGAAGCATTGTCCCTGCAATCAGAAAATATATTCCGTTtctttcacagaagacattttgacatgttacAGTATAAACACGCAGGTGTAAATAATcaaatgaatgatggctgaattctgTTTAGCTGCTTCAATTTCAGGGGCCGGATATTGTACATGCTGGCTCACATTGTCACAGCTTACTGAGACACTTGAATCGAATGGAGCCATTGCTAATGTTATTATCCACACCTGTGTGTTTCTCAGTAACAAGTCAAATGTCTGCTGCTGAGAAGGCTAATTATGACACTAACAGTGCAGTAAACAGAACTGTAATTATCCATGTAAATATGGTGCCTGCTGGTGCAATTGTACCTGGGATAATTGCATGCCACACCAACACAGGGTGCAAGAAGCAGACCAAGGACATTATGGAGTAATAGAGGAACTTATGGAAGCCTCCAATGCGAGCCATTTTTCCCCACAACAAAAAGAGCTTCCAGTCTGGAGGACAGCTATAGAGAATGTAGGAAGAAGAGAAGGACTGAGGCAGTAACAGGGACTGAAAGTCATGTCCTTACAATTTAAGATTCTTTTGACAGTAAAGAGAGCTGAATATGCGAATGCTGATATGGCAAACATCATGACAGACTAATAAAATTGAGAATCCATGttcagatttagtttttttaatctgCTTTGCATTGTTCATAGTAGGTTAGATTACCTTAAAGAATTACACTGGATGTGGTTTTCCCTCTGTGTGTTcataacatttcactggaattgtacctcgtACATTCATGGAGCAAATACAaatggattgattgattgattgatactAAATTTTCCATGCAAAACAGATATTGCAGATGGTTGTTCTCATGTGTACTCACGGCAGACACATGAGCAGAATCATGTCCAGGAAATAGGCCAGCTCAAACATCATGATGCCAACAGATGATACTCTGGGAGGAGAAATTAGTTTAGAGCAAGATTAAACTGATACAGTAATATAATGGTATACTGTTTCTAAACTATGCAAACTACATCTAAATATGTCAGTTTCTGTGTATTTTATCTAGGGCTCTGGGTGAAGATTGCATGTTCTAAATTGTCCAAAATGTTGGTAGCAAGGGGATGCTTTAAGTGAAGAGATATTGCCTTCATGTGGCACAAAAGACACAAgaagttgtgttttttgtgacTGTTTGTTGCTACAGTATGTCCAGTGAACCAGAAAAATGCCCCCAGACTAACCTTCATCATATACTGCCCTCTCTCTAAAGAGTTATCGCTCAGttgagtgtttctgtgtgtgtgtgtgtgtgtgtgtgtgtgtgtgtgtgtgtgtgtgcgtgtgtgtgtgtgtgagtgtgtgtgcagtgttcaTCTGCATTTGTGTTTACTGACAGAATAAACAGTCATGCATTTCTAGTCTCCTTTGAGAGATGTGTTCCTGCTGTTCTGTGGGAGTTTGGCTGTGAGCCACAGAGATAATACGAAGCAGCACTGAAGGACTGGTCTCCTTTCTACCCTCTGCGCCTCACTTCATCCCTCTGACTCCCTCCCAACATCTCCTTGCaagagtgtgtatatatactatgAGTTATGATGAAGGCAGGTACAGTGTTGTAATTGTTTTCTACCAGCCCTCCGATCACACATTCTGTGCCATATTTAAATCCATACAGTGTTTTTGTAACTCAGGAATGCCATAGTATCAAGTGCTTTGGTGGGTTTACAgtaaatgtatacagtatattaagaGGTGAACTACAAAACCTAAGCACTTACACTAGGTAGATGCCAAGGCTGTTGAATTCTCCCTGTTGTAGGGTCTCCACTCCCACAGCACACAACACTGAAAAAGAGACAGGAAGGtcagtttttattattgtgaGAGTTTTATATTCATTTATTCGGATAGTGAGCAGATTTCGTCCACCAGATGTCAGGCTAAGTTCATGATCTGCTCATTAGTTGTAGGCATTGTTGCAGTAGTGGGTCAACTGCTTTAAACTCGGGTGATTTAAATGTAACCCATCAAACATAGTTTTACGGCAATGCAACTTTGTGTTGCTTTTACTCTCATGAGgcacatttattttatgtatatttgtCATATTTCATTCAAGGTATTTACTGTATTCTTGCAGCCATACTTGTAGCTGTGATGTTTGAGACAGTTATTACATAGTAATTTAAGTCCGGGCTGAAAACCATTTCTCCCCTCATTGAGCAATGGAGATTGACTTGAGTTGCCCTGAAAGGATTCAAATTGAACTCATAGTTTACACTCCAGGGGGTAATATTGAACTGATGATATTCAGCAAGTTATATAAAGATTTTTAAAGAACATGGTAATTCTTGTAATTGTTTCCATCATGCTCACAACATTTTGGTAATCGCTTACTCATGTTTGTAATTACCATATCACTGCCAGCAGGCTAGGTGTTTATTTAAAGTGGACACATCACAGATCTTCTGCCAACAAAGCATGAatcatgacattttaaaaagctttgCACTTGCAGGTGAAGTTGTCATTAGACATCATGGTATTTTGATGGTCCTTTCTCAACATTTTGGCCTTATTATGAGTAATAAATGATACAGAACAGTATTTCTTCGATTCTTCCATCTATATTTAGcacaaagttattgtaaaaggGAGGCTGGGTTGCAACTGGAGGTTTCTGATTTATTCCTCTGCAAGATCAACTTTGCTTCTACAGCTGTCCTTAATTCTCCTGAAGAGATCTATAAAGTGATTTAATTGTATTATTCTATACTTCTGCTACTGCCACCTCCCTAATATTTTGaaggaatagtttaacattttgggaaatacgttTATTTGCTTTCCGAGAGGGGTACCAATTTTCTTATCTAActtttggcaaaaaaaacaaaatgtcaaactattcctttattGTGAAGATTCCCGAATCTGAGTGCTATTCAAAACCCATTTAAACCCATTTAAAAGGATATAAAATTAGATGACAACAAAGTCTTGAAAACTATAAAGGAAAGCCTGTTTGGTTTATCAATCTTTTTCCTGTGAGGTATAAAAGAGTTAAGCATGGTTAAGTGGTGATCGCCACTAAACACATGGAAACAATTTCTTTGGCTTGGTGGAAATTCAGAGATAGAATCAGCACCAGAGGGAAATCAGGGGATTGTGGCTGAAATGTTTCTGGTAGTTTATAGAGTGTGAGCGGAATTAACGCTGCATATAGACCATCTGGATATTAACATATATTTGGTCCTAGCACGTATGTCTGtctacagaacacacacagtgGCAGACAGCCCAACACAGACATGTAAACATGTGAACActagcagagagacagaggtgcATGTAGACGGcccataaacatacacacacatatagacaatGTACAGAAAGCTGATGTAGATGTGAATGCATAACACCTTGTTATCACATAAGCCCAGTAACCCAGCTGGATACAGAGCCTTGGTTTTGGTGTGATGTGAGGCACATGTCTCTCAGTAAATGTTCAGTGTCAGCAGCTGTTTGAATTTAAGGGGAGGGGGGTCCCATATTTTTCTGGAGGAGGCAGCAAACAGAGAGCTATTTCCCCTGTGATGATTTAATGTGGCTAAGAGAGCTGCGTGCAATCTGTCCCTGTGTGCCTGAAGAAAACAGCGGAGGGACCATAATAGCAAGGTTATGTATGATCATGTATGTTTTTATATGCTCTATATATCAGCCAAGAGATGGTTTGGTGTTCTTGAAGGTCAAGAGTACAGTTGGCCAACATGACCATCTGACCTTCTAACATTTTGGGTTTATGAAATCCTTACAAACCGAGCTGGATAACTGTTCCCCACAGGAGATCTTAAAAATGCACTTTCATATATCAGCTTTAAACAACAGGTTGCAACACATGTATAGCTATTATTTACACTACTACTGATACTGATTCAATGCTGAATGTTTAGtccttatttgtatttttacaaTATCATGTATACTCTGACTGCAGAACTTATTAGAGAGAGGATCTGGAATCTGTTGTGCATCTGTTAGTGTATCCAAAGAACTAAATCATGCCCACACTGAAACAATAAGTCTGAATTTAATTTTGTtatatgtttctgtttgtttttatatttacatcTTACCCGTTGCTGTAGAAACACCAAGGATCCTGCAAGTACATTCCACTACAATCCACCAAATGCTCTCTGAGTTCCCCATGACCTCAGGTACTTTCCCTCTTCACTGTTTAGAAATGTAACCTTCACACTTCTCTAAAATAGTTGGTAGCTTGGTTGTTACTAAAGTAGCAATCTAAAAACATGGTTGACTGTTAGCTAGATAGATGGttgttggtaaaaaaaaaagccaaagtgGGGTAGTCCATGATTGCATGATGTGAAGCCTCTTAGATTGGACGAGTTTACCTCAGAGAGTTTTGTGACTCAGTGCCCCTGTTGCTCCAATAACTGCTaatcacacacgcacgcacgcacgcacgcacgcacgcacgcacacacacacacacacacacacacacacacacacacacacacacacacacacacacacaaaccatacAAAAATTAACTAAACCACTTTCAACTGGTTTAGCATTCCACCCTGTATGTCAAGGTGAAACTGTTCAGCTCTGAAATTTGTGCACTTTACCACATAAAGCTGGTTAAAAATTATCTGTGAAGAATTAATAGAAAActaacttacacacacacacacacacacgcgcgcacacacacacacgcacacacgcatgcacgcacacacacacgcacacacacacacacacacacacacacacacacacacacacacacacacacaaacactcacacgtACTCTCAATTAGCAGTCATTTGTATGCCCCCTAGAACTGCAGAGGAGATTGGTGACCTTGCTTCTCAACCAAATAATTTATTGTCCCCTCCCTACAGTTTCctcttgtttttgtctgttttatttcaCTGTGTTGTGAGGATTTGGGGAATTCAGTGTAATCAAACCATcagaaacactttatttttttatttttcaaggcCACAGCTTTCATTCATTGGAACACTGTTTCATTAAGAGTGAGGGTTGAAGAAAAAGCAGCTTGTGTCACTAAACAAAAAACAGTTACAAAAATGATAAACAAATTCCACTTAGTTTGCAGTTTACTTTACTGTACTGCTCTCTGCACGTTGTGAATAGTCTAACAATGCGATGGATATGGGACAAAATGGCACAAGAACCAACAGAAACCCTTTGACACACTTACACATGTGTAAATGTAAGCCCGCATAATCAGTTGACGGAGGTTTGGTTGAGGTGTAAGCTTGTTCGCGCACAGCAGAGGCCTACTGGAACAAGCAGTAACAGTCACAGAGCTCACACACCATGACTCCTGGTAGGGGCCAAAGTAAGCTACATAAATCTCCTTAAATCTCTAACAAAGACACTTGTGTGTACTTGTTCCACTTGTTTCCGGCTTAGCATCCAGGCTATTTGTGGCATTTATGGTAAAGAGTATAAGTGAGTGTGTGAGCAGTGCTGCAGAAACTGCAGGTGTTAAGATGTGTAATGACAAATGTAATACCATAATTTAATGGTGTGACTTTTCTAGGGATGAAAACGCTGTCCTGTTGAGttagtccagactgaaataactCAACAACTAGGCCTAttgggtcagtgtaacgcttatcagttcaattttctaagcacaaacggacatttggaaaaacagaaaatgggttcaaatatccaatttttcattttttccaccttgacaaattaaaaaattggatctttaacctgtttttccaattttctgtttttattccgaggatcagaaattgagaaaattacaaaattgcgtctgagctccaattattcaatactgcaatggtattctcttcctctactttgcggaatatgcaggtcattaattGCATATGGCCCAAAATgaaaaactgatagactttggggtcagaggtgcttgcaactgatggtttcgagTGGGGGGCGGGGTGTAGCTAggcggaacgagggagagaataccattgcagtattgaataattggagcccagacgcaattttgtaattttctaaatttctgatcctctgaataaaaacagaaaattggaaaaacaggttaaagataaatttttaatttgtcaaggcggaaaaaattaaaagttggttatttttctgtttttccaaatgtcagtttgtgcttagaaaattgaactgataagcgttacactgaccctaTTGGATCAAATGCCAGGAAATTTGGTCCACATATTCACAACCCCTTCAGGataaattgtaataactttggtgatcccttaatgtgttttttttaatgccatTATCAGGTTAAAATTTTGATTTGTAGAATATTTCGGTTTTTGACAAAATACCAAAACTGATGACTTTCAGCCTCAGCTTGTGGTTCGTGCTGATTAGCAAATGTAAGCTTGCTAAcgtgctaaactaagatggtgaacataaaCATTATAACTGCTTAACATCTGCATGTCAGCATTGTCAATATGAGcaggttagcatgctaacaataGCATTTACagtagctcaaagcac from Perca flavescens isolate YP-PL-M2 chromosome 17, PFLA_1.0, whole genome shotgun sequence includes:
- the tmem72 gene encoding transmembrane protein 72, yielding MGNSESIWWIVVECTCRILGVSTATVLCAVGVETLQQGEFNSLGIYLVVSSVGIMMFELAYFLDMILLMCLPCPPDWKLFLLWGKMARIGGFHKFLYYSIMSLVCFLHPVLVWHAIIPGTMLLVTAFFNFILSKKTKTKSPKRPQESHSDQGPTTVYVTEGASNSTVSFFHVVTGRRAGVLALPNRDRCLGPGERGDSVQAMLELEQTAAPKGTDKERRRWKERRLICLSGWEEPVEREMEEMDGYCEPEPDTTSDTAPMITD